A window from Calditerrivibrio sp. encodes these proteins:
- a CDS encoding MBL fold metallo-hydrolase, whose amino-acid sequence MIQHTVNTPFVVGPVHFYSTEMHDGTIVMFDTGPHTPEASTYISKHVDLSRLSYLFITHCHIDHYGMLYHIKKNTNARIFISRYDQLKLKLSDERVELISEILAKEKFPYKAIKSISSVSEYFRDILPFPEAEILEDHIELIEKLHISFLHCPGHTQSDIDYLYQNYAITGDVILRDIFQTPLLDIDLDTPNNRYNNYLAFLNTVEKLMSIKDLIFLPGHNITIDNIKYRIECYLEKFLSRVCKIGPKLLVGDVYSTLKHINIDPFNNPFISYLKTSEIFFMRDIILNPEPLKKIIEKYDLNIEIFNNC is encoded by the coding sequence ATGATACAACACACAGTAAATACACCATTTGTAGTAGGTCCAGTTCATTTTTACAGCACAGAAATGCATGATGGAACCATTGTCATGTTCGACACAGGACCTCATACACCAGAAGCTTCCACTTATATTTCCAAACATGTGGATTTAAGCAGGTTATCATATCTTTTTATCACCCATTGCCACATTGATCATTATGGTATGCTTTACCATATAAAAAAGAATACTAACGCAAGAATTTTTATATCAAGATATGACCAGCTAAAGCTCAAGCTCTCAGATGAAAGAGTTGAATTAATATCTGAGATTCTTGCTAAGGAAAAATTCCCTTATAAAGCCATTAAAAGTATAAGCTCTGTAAGTGAATACTTCAGGGATATCCTGCCTTTTCCCGAAGCAGAAATACTTGAAGATCATATAGAACTGATAGAAAAACTACATATCTCATTTTTACATTGTCCAGGCCACACCCAGAGTGATATAGATTATCTTTATCAAAACTACGCAATAACAGGGGATGTTATTCTCAGGGATATTTTTCAAACTCCACTTTTGGATATAGATTTAGATACCCCAAACAATCGTTATAACAATTACTTGGCTTTTCTTAATACAGTAGAAAAACTCATGTCCATAAAAGATCTTATTTTTCTTCCAGGACACAATATTACAATTGATAATATCAAATACAGGATTGAATGTTATTTAGAGAAATTTTTATCAAGGGTTTGTAAAATTGGACCAAAGCTATTGGTCGGTGATGTTTACAGCACCCTTAAACATATAAACATAGACCCATTTAACAACCCGTTTATATCATATTTAAAAACATCTGAAATATTTTTCATGAGAGATATCATATTGAATCCAGAACCACTTAAAAAGATTATAGAAAAATACGACTTAAATATAGAAATCTTTAACAATTGTTAA
- a CDS encoding CoA-binding protein, which translates to MSITDDFLRQFLINAKDIVIVGASNNPERASNGVMKFLMGKGYNCYPVNPNETEVLGVKAYKAISDVPVRPDIVDVFRKSEAAPEIVKESIKIGAKFIWLQEEVYSEEAERIAKEHNIPIIMDKCIFKEFLRLKLVG; encoded by the coding sequence ATGAGTATTACAGATGATTTTTTGAGGCAGTTTTTAATAAATGCGAAGGATATTGTAATAGTTGGTGCTTCCAATAATCCAGAAAGGGCAAGCAATGGTGTTATGAAGTTTTTAATGGGGAAAGGGTATAACTGTTACCCAGTAAACCCCAATGAAACTGAAGTGTTGGGGGTTAAAGCCTATAAAGCCATTTCTGATGTTCCTGTCAGACCCGATATTGTAGATGTTTTTCGTAAAAGTGAAGCAGCTCCAGAGATAGTTAAGGAGTCTATTAAAATAGGTGCTAAGTTTATCTGGTTACAGGAGGAGGTTTATTCTGAAGAAGCTGAAAGGATTGCTAAGGAGCACAATATACCCATAATTATGGATAAATGTATATTTAAAGAGTTTTTAAGGCTAAAACTGGTTGGGTGA
- the nadA gene encoding quinolinate synthase NadA, which translates to MDLKAEIKKLAKEKDAVILAHNYQIDEIQEIADFTGDSLGLSIEASKVKNKVLVFCGVHFMAETAYILSPDKKVLLPEIDAGCPMADMITAEGLRKMKESYPGVPVVCYVNSSADVKAECDICCTSANAVNIVKSLQTNRIIFAPDMNLGHYVSRFVDKEIILWEGFCPIHKRLTSKEILSLKEKYPDAVFVCHPECPPDVVDLADHVCSTSGFYTYIKKSDKKRFIIGTERGVLYRLKLENPDKEFIMAYDTFQCRNMKKITLKSVYDALLKEQYVVTVPEDIRVRALKSIQRMLEVPRNY; encoded by the coding sequence ATGGATCTAAAAGCTGAAATAAAGAAGCTGGCAAAGGAAAAGGATGCAGTGATATTGGCTCATAACTATCAGATAGATGAAATTCAAGAGATTGCAGACTTTACAGGTGATTCTTTAGGGCTAAGTATTGAAGCCTCGAAGGTTAAAAATAAGGTTTTAGTCTTTTGTGGTGTTCACTTCATGGCTGAAACAGCCTACATCCTTTCGCCGGATAAAAAAGTTCTTTTACCAGAGATTGATGCAGGTTGTCCGATGGCAGATATGATTACTGCTGAGGGGTTGAGGAAGATGAAAGAGTCGTATCCCGGTGTACCGGTTGTTTGCTATGTTAATTCTTCGGCGGATGTAAAGGCTGAATGTGATATATGCTGTACTTCAGCAAATGCTGTAAATATAGTGAAGTCTTTACAAACGAATAGAATTATTTTTGCGCCAGATATGAATCTTGGACATTATGTATCGAGATTTGTGGATAAAGAGATTATATTATGGGAGGGTTTTTGCCCCATCCATAAGCGATTAACATCAAAAGAGATTTTATCTCTTAAGGAAAAGTATCCTGATGCGGTTTTTGTGTGTCACCCTGAGTGTCCTCCTGATGTGGTTGATTTGGCGGATCATGTTTGTTCCACTTCGGGTTTTTATACCTATATAAAAAAGTCAGATAAAAAGCGCTTCATAATTGGAACAGAAAGAGGGGTACTCTACCGTTTGAAGTTGGAGAATCCTGATAAAGAGTTTATCATGGCCTATGATACGTTTCAATGTAGAAATATGAAAAAAATAACGTTAAAAAGTGTTTATGATGCTCTTTTAAAAGAACAGTATGTGGTAACTGTACCTGAAGATATAAGGGTAAGGGCGCTTAAATCTATTCAGAGGATGCTTGAGGTACCGAGAAATTACTAA
- a CDS encoding TIGR00282 family metallophosphoesterase — MTFNVLFLGDIIGRYGRSLLKDHMRGLIKKHQADLVIANGENAAGGFGLTKKVYDELKGLGIDVITTGNHVWDKKEFERDVEKCDEVLRPQNVSSLQPGKGFIRLEKKGVRVSVLNLMGRVYMPLSDCPFKAFDSFFHNEDTDIIIVDFHAEATSEKNAFAFYVDGRATAVIGTHTHVQTNDDRILPKGTFYITDVGMCGGIDSVIGMNSQKAINRFISGMPDKNEVELKGRGVISGVIFSFDLEKRCVVSYNKIYNIFGEKDGSKS, encoded by the coding sequence ATGACATTTAATGTGCTTTTTCTTGGTGATATAATAGGTAGATATGGTAGAAGTCTGCTCAAAGATCATATGAGGGGGCTCATTAAAAAGCACCAGGCTGATCTTGTCATCGCAAATGGGGAGAATGCTGCTGGGGGCTTTGGACTAACGAAAAAGGTCTATGATGAGTTGAAAGGTTTGGGTATTGATGTAATTACCACAGGTAACCATGTGTGGGATAAGAAAGAGTTTGAAAGGGATGTAGAAAAGTGTGATGAAGTCCTGAGGCCTCAAAATGTAAGTAGTTTACAGCCAGGTAAGGGGTTTATTAGGTTGGAAAAAAAAGGTGTGAGGGTATCTGTGTTAAACCTAATGGGTAGAGTTTATATGCCCTTATCCGACTGCCCCTTTAAAGCTTTTGACAGTTTTTTCCATAATGAAGATACGGATATTATTATTGTAGACTTTCATGCAGAGGCGACAAGTGAAAAGAACGCTTTTGCCTTTTACGTTGATGGAAGAGCTACTGCGGTTATTGGTACCCATACCCATGTCCAGACCAATGACGACAGGATCTTGCCAAAAGGTACCTTTTACATTACAGATGTAGGTATGTGTGGAGGGATAGATTCTGTAATTGGGATGAATTCCCAGAAAGCTATAAATCGTTTTATATCTGGGATGCCTGATAAAAATGAGGTGGAGTTAAAGGGGCGTGGAGTCATTAGCGGCGTAATCTTTTCTTTTGATCTTGAGAAAAGATGTGTTGTAAGTTATAATAAGATATATAATATCTTTGGAGAAAAAGATGGATCTAAAAGCTGA
- the rny gene encoding ribonuclease Y: protein MTVVISIIVAIVGVAAGFFIGQQIQKKKIAEENAKQNRAADEIIQRAKREADEIVKDAKIEAKDIVFKAKQEAEKEMKERRKELQLVEKRLLTKEESIDKKIELIEKKEELISKKEQEFDRKLQEVEALKIETENMKLKMLSEIEKVAGMTKEEAKNYLISLMEAEAKQDAARIVREIEEEAKREAEKKSKEIVATAIQRCAPEYVGEIAVSIVNLPSDEMKGRIIGREGRNIRTFESITGVDIIVDDTPEAVILSSYDPYRREIAKMTLEKLIADGRIHPTRIEEIYEKSKEELDKKILEVGEETAFRLGLHNIHPELLKLVGRLQFRTSYGQNVLAHSIEVAKIAGLMAAELGLNEKMAKRMGLLHDIGKAVDYESEGSHTAIGVEIVKKYNEDPRIINAILSHHGEEEFKYVESVLIQAADAISASRPGARREVLEAYIKRLEKLEEIAKSFEGVSKTYAIQAGREVRIIVEPDVVTDDAMYTLAKDIAKKIEEELTYPGQIKVSVIRESRSVEYAR, encoded by the coding sequence ATGACTGTTGTTATATCTATTATTGTTGCAATTGTTGGTGTTGCTGCAGGTTTTTTTATTGGGCAGCAGATACAAAAGAAGAAAATAGCTGAGGAAAACGCAAAACAGAATAGAGCTGCTGATGAAATAATACAGCGGGCTAAAAGGGAAGCGGATGAGATTGTAAAAGATGCTAAGATCGAAGCTAAGGACATAGTATTTAAAGCAAAGCAGGAAGCAGAAAAGGAGATGAAGGAAAGAAGAAAGGAATTACAACTTGTAGAAAAAAGGCTTTTGACCAAGGAGGAGTCGATCGATAAGAAAATCGAATTGATTGAGAAGAAAGAGGAGCTTATAAGTAAAAAAGAACAGGAGTTTGATAGGAAGCTCCAAGAGGTAGAAGCTCTGAAAATCGAGACTGAAAACATGAAATTGAAAATGCTTTCAGAGATTGAAAAAGTCGCTGGTATGACAAAGGAGGAGGCTAAGAACTATCTCATATCTCTTATGGAAGCTGAAGCCAAACAGGATGCTGCAAGGATAGTAAGGGAGATCGAAGAGGAGGCTAAAAGGGAAGCAGAGAAGAAGAGTAAAGAGATTGTTGCTACGGCTATCCAGAGGTGTGCACCAGAATATGTTGGTGAAATAGCTGTATCGATTGTTAATCTTCCAAGTGATGAGATGAAGGGTAGGATTATAGGACGAGAGGGTAGAAATATAAGAACATTTGAAAGTATAACAGGTGTCGATATCATAGTGGATGATACTCCTGAGGCGGTTATATTGTCATCTTATGATCCGTATCGTAGGGAGATAGCCAAAATGACACTGGAAAAACTGATAGCTGATGGAAGAATTCATCCCACAAGGATAGAAGAAATATACGAGAAGAGCAAAGAAGAGCTTGACAAGAAGATCCTTGAGGTGGGAGAAGAGACTGCTTTTAGATTAGGTTTACACAATATTCATCCCGAACTTCTAAAGCTTGTTGGCAGGCTTCAATTTAGAACGAGTTATGGACAAAATGTTTTAGCCCATTCTATCGAGGTTGCTAAGATTGCTGGTTTAATGGCTGCTGAACTGGGATTAAACGAAAAGATGGCAAAAAGGATGGGATTACTTCATGATATTGGTAAAGCTGTAGATTACGAGAGTGAGGGATCCCACACAGCGATAGGGGTCGAAATAGTAAAAAAATATAATGAAGATCCAAGAATAATAAATGCTATCCTTTCACATCATGGAGAAGAGGAATTTAAATATGTGGAGTCTGTTTTGATACAGGCTGCAGATGCTATTTCTGCATCAAGGCCAGGTGCAAGGAGAGAGGTCCTTGAAGCGTATATTAAAAGACTTGAAAAGCTCGAGGAGATAGCAAAAAGTTTTGAAGGGGTAAGTAAAACTTATGCTATTCAGGCTGGTAGAGAGGTTCGTATTATAGTCGAACCAGATGTAGTTACCGATGATGCTATGTATACTCTTGCAAAGGATATCGCTAAAAAGATTGAGGAGGAGTTGACCTATCCAGGACAGATAAAAGTTTCTGTTATCAGGGAGTCAAGATCTGTGGAGTATGCAAGATAA
- a CDS encoding 5-formyltetrahydrofolate cyclo-ligase: protein MKRRSGTDYQSCGKGKKDMVSKAEIRCSVVDFRKTLDINLVETKSKIIQDRFLNLYGDRCSYLVYWSVGNEVRTKYIIDTLYKKDALIFLPKHVNGLFLPCKYEGDDKMITGKYGIQEPESNEVRYDFDVVVIPLVAFDVMCNRVGMGKGVYDRILEDVKGVRVGLAYQFQLVQHIEIDPWDKHLDIVITEENIYRR from the coding sequence TTGAAAAGAAGATCAGGGACAGATTATCAGAGTTGTGGAAAGGGAAAAAAAGATATGGTTAGTAAGGCTGAAATTAGATGTAGCGTTGTGGATTTTCGAAAAACACTGGATATAAACTTGGTAGAGACAAAAAGTAAGATAATTCAAGATAGATTTTTAAATCTCTATGGGGATAGGTGTAGTTATCTCGTTTACTGGAGTGTAGGTAATGAGGTGAGAACTAAATATATTATAGATACTCTTTATAAAAAAGATGCTCTAATCTTTTTGCCTAAACATGTAAATGGGTTATTTTTGCCTTGCAAATATGAAGGTGATGATAAGATGATCACCGGCAAATATGGGATACAGGAACCTGAAAGCAATGAAGTAAGGTATGACTTTGATGTGGTGGTGATACCGCTGGTGGCGTTTGATGTTATGTGTAACAGAGTTGGCATGGGTAAAGGTGTGTATGATAGGATACTAGAAGATGTTAAGGGAGTTAGAGTTGGGCTGGCTTACCAGTTTCAATTGGTCCAGCATATAGAAATAGATCCCTGGGATAAACATCTTGATATAGTTATTACAGAAGAAAATATTTACAGGAGGTAG
- a CDS encoding AAA family ATPase yields MQRLVDELIPKSLDELIGQKVLNSPKVRFILKGEFDILILTGPTGTGKSSFARLLCNELCLPYYCFHASSSGSSDIKKIIDTAKKTGQGALIFIDEIHRFTKVQQDLLLDVVDEKYAKVVGASTENPFFSLTPAIRSRAHFLKFEKLDDASLKKIAERSIVHLKRSRGIKEIEFEDHLVERAVKVSGGDGRRLLNFIDAAISCADISDGSVKPMFEVDELILSSQYSVDDHYDLLSALIKSIRGSDPDAALLWCYKLLRSGVSADTIFRRLAISCSEDIGNAHPDAAVFLMAVWNLFERVGMPEGEILLSHAVTYLASCHKSNRSYEAMKNVSNFLKEHDVLVPNTIKSNSKSYKYPFEYGGFVSQDYMGIEEQFYFPSEYGFEKKIRDRLSELWKGKKRYG; encoded by the coding sequence ATGCAGAGATTAGTAGATGAGCTAATACCAAAAAGTTTGGATGAACTGATAGGGCAAAAGGTACTTAATTCCCCTAAGGTGAGGTTTATTTTAAAAGGGGAGTTTGATATCCTTATTTTAACAGGGCCTACAGGGACCGGAAAGAGTTCATTTGCTAGATTACTTTGTAATGAGCTTTGTCTGCCATACTACTGTTTTCATGCGTCATCATCAGGTAGTTCCGATATTAAAAAGATCATAGATACTGCAAAAAAGACCGGTCAAGGTGCTCTGATCTTCATTGATGAGATACATAGATTTACGAAAGTACAACAGGATTTATTGTTAGATGTTGTTGATGAAAAATATGCAAAGGTAGTTGGTGCATCTACAGAAAACCCTTTTTTTTCTTTGACACCTGCTATAAGGTCGAGGGCACATTTTTTAAAATTTGAAAAGTTAGATGATGCGTCATTAAAAAAGATAGCAGAAAGGTCTATTGTTCATCTTAAAAGATCAAGAGGTATAAAGGAGATAGAGTTTGAAGACCATCTAGTGGAAAGAGCAGTAAAAGTTTCTGGAGGAGATGGTCGAAGGCTATTGAATTTCATAGATGCTGCAATAAGCTGTGCTGATATTTCAGATGGTTCGGTAAAACCAATGTTTGAGGTGGATGAACTTATTTTGTCCTCCCAATATTCTGTGGATGATCACTATGATCTTTTGTCTGCGTTGATCAAGAGTATAAGGGGAAGCGATCCGGATGCTGCCCTATTATGGTGCTATAAATTGCTTAGATCTGGTGTAAGTGCTGATACTATCTTTAGAAGGCTTGCAATAAGCTGTTCTGAGGATATAGGAAATGCTCATCCGGATGCTGCAGTGTTCCTTATGGCTGTTTGGAATCTCTTTGAAAGGGTTGGAATGCCTGAAGGGGAGATCCTTTTGTCCCATGCAGTTACTTATCTGGCTTCTTGTCATAAGAGTAATAGAAGCTATGAAGCGATGAAAAATGTTAGCAACTTTTTAAAAGAGCATGATGTATTAGTACCAAACACTATAAAAAGCAACTCCAAAAGCTATAAGTACCCTTTTGAATATGGCGGTTTTGTTTCTCAGGATTATATGGGTATTGAGGAGCAATTCTATTTTCCTTCGGAGTATGGTTTTGAAAAGAAGATCAGGGACAGATTATCAGAGTTGTGGAAAGGGAAAAAAAGATATGGTTAG
- a CDS encoding cell division protein ZapA — translation MATNEVFVYGNKYRISCNDAGLVKQAASYVEETMKQIEKNGHILTTSTLAVMAAIKIAAEYYEVKRKLEDCESKLQELIGRLE, via the coding sequence TTGGCAACAAATGAGGTTTTTGTATATGGGAATAAATATAGAATATCCTGCAATGATGCAGGGTTAGTTAAACAAGCTGCATCGTATGTCGAAGAAACTATGAAGCAGATTGAAAAAAATGGACATATATTAACAACGTCAACGTTAGCAGTTATGGCAGCTATTAAGATAGCTGCAGAATATTATGAAGTTAAGAGAAAGTTAGAAGATTGCGAATCTAAATTGCAGGAACTAATCGGTAGATTGGAATAA
- the zapB gene encoding cell division protein ZapB yields MEELIDKLSKKIDKLLEDYNALQLKVERLEIEKDEILKENQRLKQEREAVAERIERLLEKI; encoded by the coding sequence ATGGAAGAGTTGATAGATAAGTTGAGTAAAAAGATTGATAAGCTTTTAGAAGATTATAATGCATTACAATTAAAGGTAGAAAGATTAGAGATAGAAAAAGATGAAATATTAAAGGAGAATCAGAGGTTAAAGCAAGAGCGAGAGGCAGTGGCAGAGAGGATTGAGCGGTTACTGGAGAAGATTTAG
- the pheT gene encoding phenylalanine--tRNA ligase subunit beta — protein sequence MRVSLNWLNEFVDIRDIELDTLINRLTMSGLEVEGVERKERVTNVITAKVLSKSKHPDADKLSVCVVDTGKATYQVVCGAANVAEGQVVPFAMVGAVLPNGLKIKETKIRGVESKGMICSASELGLEEESDGILVLDESTNVGVDFNEIVQTGDTILELNVTPNRADCLSILGVAREVATLFNKKVIRKSVSILQSEDVADKYRYVKVLNDKDCPIYLGRIIKNIEVKSSPIWVQYRLRSAGIRPINNIVDVTNYLMIEYGQPLHAFDLKMIEGGIVVRNASQGEKVITLDGKERVLNSDMLVIADEKKVLAIAGVMGGEFSGISDDTVDVFLECAYFRPESIRMTARRLGMKTDSSYRYERGIDRVQTLEMIDKAANMIIELAGGAILTGILSNPYKPYEQVKLRYDYKKIIDFIGVDLNKEEVDKILTSAGFELVGDEVVVPSYRHDVERWQDLAEEVARIYGYDKIPVTIPKIYAVSDEEDNLQKVIREIKFLMADIGYHEVINYSFMSADIVDRYAEGCRTVKVKNPISSDMDTMRCQVFPGIIKSLINNYKSGVKQLKVFEVANVHSWKDGLNLPEERARLAFGVMGGFYGNNWVGREEADTFFYLKSTLENVLKKLNLQCEYRRTEIDFLHPGKGADLYLSGVKVGFIGELHPSEYERLDVDTALYICEIDLNILSDANAKIRKKYSKITQYPFIYRDIAVVLDKELYAGKILEFIKAYNELIKDVELFDRYEGEKIGDGKVSLAFRIYLNHQEKTLTDEEANVIVEALLKDLSNRFGALLR from the coding sequence ATGAGAGTTAGCTTAAATTGGTTAAATGAGTTTGTGGATATTAGAGATATTGAGTTAGATACATTGATCAACAGGCTCACTATGAGTGGGCTTGAGGTGGAAGGAGTTGAAAGAAAGGAAAGGGTAACCAATGTAATTACTGCTAAGGTACTATCAAAATCGAAACATCCAGATGCTGATAAACTCTCTGTATGTGTTGTTGATACCGGTAAAGCAACGTATCAGGTGGTATGTGGTGCGGCTAATGTCGCGGAAGGTCAAGTTGTCCCTTTTGCTATGGTGGGTGCTGTATTGCCCAATGGTTTGAAAATTAAAGAGACAAAAATCAGGGGTGTTGAGTCTAAAGGGATGATATGTTCAGCATCAGAATTGGGGCTTGAAGAGGAGAGTGATGGGATACTTGTTCTTGATGAAAGTACAAATGTGGGGGTTGATTTTAATGAAATTGTGCAGACTGGGGATACAATATTAGAACTAAATGTTACTCCAAATAGAGCTGATTGTCTAAGCATACTTGGTGTTGCAAGAGAGGTTGCTACCCTTTTTAATAAAAAAGTTATTCGTAAAAGTGTTAGTATACTACAGAGTGAAGATGTTGCAGATAAATATAGGTATGTAAAAGTTCTTAATGATAAAGATTGTCCCATATATTTAGGAAGAATCATAAAGAATATAGAGGTGAAAAGTTCACCAATATGGGTACAGTATAGACTTAGATCTGCAGGGATAAGACCGATAAACAATATTGTCGATGTTACCAACTATCTTATGATAGAATACGGACAGCCTTTGCATGCTTTTGATCTAAAGATGATTGAAGGTGGTATCGTAGTGAGGAATGCATCACAAGGTGAGAAGGTGATAACCCTTGATGGAAAAGAGAGAGTATTAAATAGTGATATGCTTGTTATCGCCGATGAGAAAAAAGTATTGGCGATAGCTGGTGTTATGGGCGGAGAATTTTCAGGAATCAGCGATGACACTGTTGATGTTTTTCTTGAATGTGCATATTTTAGACCAGAATCTATAAGAATGACTGCCAGGAGATTGGGGATGAAGACCGACTCCTCATATAGGTATGAGAGGGGTATTGATAGGGTTCAAACATTAGAAATGATAGACAAAGCAGCAAACATGATAATAGAACTTGCTGGTGGAGCAATACTTACAGGTATCCTCAGCAATCCTTACAAACCGTATGAGCAGGTAAAATTAAGATACGATTACAAAAAGATAATAGATTTTATAGGCGTAGATTTAAATAAGGAGGAAGTGGATAAGATACTTACATCTGCTGGCTTTGAATTAGTTGGGGATGAAGTAGTTGTTCCTTCGTATAGACATGATGTGGAAAGATGGCAGGATTTGGCTGAAGAGGTGGCCAGAATATATGGATATGATAAGATACCAGTTACTATACCAAAAATATATGCTGTATCGGATGAAGAGGATAATCTGCAAAAGGTGATTAGAGAAATCAAGTTTTTGATGGCAGACATAGGTTATCATGAAGTGATCAACTATTCTTTTATGAGTGCTGATATTGTGGATAGGTATGCTGAAGGGTGTAGGACTGTTAAGGTTAAAAACCCTATATCTTCCGATATGGATACCATGAGGTGTCAGGTTTTTCCAGGTATTATTAAGAGTTTGATCAATAATTATAAAAGTGGTGTTAAACAGTTAAAAGTGTTTGAAGTGGCCAATGTTCATAGTTGGAAGGATGGGCTAAACTTACCAGAGGAAAGGGCAAGATTAGCCTTCGGTGTTATGGGTGGGTTTTATGGGAATAATTGGGTAGGTAGAGAAGAAGCTGATACATTCTTCTATCTAAAGTCTACTCTGGAAAATGTTTTAAAGAAGTTGAACCTGCAGTGTGAATACAGGAGAACAGAGATCGATTTTTTACATCCTGGAAAAGGAGCAGATCTTTATCTCTCTGGTGTAAAGGTGGGTTTCATTGGGGAGCTTCATCCATCAGAGTACGAACGCCTTGATGTGGATACTGCGCTGTACATTTGTGAAATAGACCTAAATATTTTAAGTGATGCAAATGCCAAGATAAGAAAAAAGTATTCTAAGATAACCCAGTACCCATTTATTTATAGGGATATAGCTGTTGTTCTAGACAAAGAGCTATATGCTGGAAAGATTTTAGAATTTATTAAAGCTTATAATGAGCTTATAAAAGATGTGGAACTGTTTGATAGATATGAGGGTGAAAAGATAGGAGATGGTAAAGTAAGTCTTGCTTTTCGTATATATTTAAACCATCAAGAAAAAACACTGACTGATGAAGAGGCAAATGTTATCGTGGAAGCTTTGTTAAAAGACTTGTCAAATAGATTTGGAGCCTTGCTGAGGTAA
- the pheS gene encoding phenylalanine--tRNA ligase subunit alpha, with protein sequence MEIKEEIYRYIEEIEKSKNVEELYQVWVKYLGKKGIISLLNKELRNVEESKRAEVGKNLVKIREDFEQRYAEKESQLKKEEIALKLSKEKLDITLPAFPLEYGSLHPITQVYYEIVDIFKSMGYELATGPEIELDFYNFEALNIPKEHPARDMQDTFYIEGEVLLRTHTSPVQIRTMEKKNPPIKIIAPGKVYRCDSDVTHTPMFHQVEGLLIDEYVTFGDLKGALVTFIHRLFGKDIPVRFRPSFFPFTEPSAEVDMGCVICNGNGCRVCKGTGWLEILGSGMVHPKVLESVGYDSERYKGFAFGMGIERITMLKFRIDDLRLFFENNIRFLRQF encoded by the coding sequence ATGGAGATAAAGGAAGAAATCTATAGGTATATTGAGGAGATAGAAAAATCAAAAAATGTAGAGGAGCTATATCAAGTTTGGGTAAAGTATCTTGGTAAAAAAGGTATAATTTCGCTGCTGAACAAAGAGTTGAGAAATGTGGAAGAGAGCAAGAGGGCAGAGGTTGGTAAAAACCTTGTTAAAATAAGAGAGGATTTTGAACAAAGGTATGCTGAAAAAGAGAGCCAATTAAAGAAAGAAGAGATAGCGTTGAAATTATCAAAAGAGAAGTTAGATATTACGTTACCAGCTTTTCCCCTTGAGTATGGCAGTTTGCACCCAATCACACAGGTCTATTACGAGATCGTTGACATATTTAAGTCTATGGGGTATGAGCTTGCTACCGGTCCAGAAATAGAACTTGATTTTTACAACTTCGAAGCACTAAACATCCCTAAAGAACACCCGGCAAGGGATATGCAGGATACTTTTTATATTGAGGGTGAGGTGCTCCTTAGAACGCACACATCCCCAGTTCAGATAAGAACAATGGAGAAAAAAAATCCACCTATAAAGATCATAGCTCCTGGCAAGGTTTATAGATGCGATAGCGATGTGACCCATACACCGATGTTTCATCAGGTGGAGGGGCTTTTGATAGATGAGTATGTTACATTTGGCGATCTTAAAGGGGCTTTGGTTACATTTATTCACAGACTTTTTGGAAAGGATATACCTGTTAGGTTTAGGCCTAGTTTCTTCCCATTTACCGAACCTTCTGCTGAGGTAGATATGGGATGTGTTATCTGTAACGGAAATGGCTGTAGGGTTTGCAAAGGAACTGGCTGGCTGGAGATATTGGGATCTGGGATGGTTCATCCTAAGGTTTTAGAATCAGTAGGTTATGACTCTGAGCGGTATAAGGGGTTTGCTTTTGGTATGGGGATAGAAAGGATTACTATGTTAAAATTTAGAATAGATGATTTGAGATTGTTTTTTGAAAATAACATAAGATTTTTGAGACAATTTTAA